The Neodiprion virginianus isolate iyNeoVirg1 chromosome 5, iyNeoVirg1.1, whole genome shotgun sequence genome contains a region encoding:
- the LOC124306218 gene encoding respirasome Complex Assembly Factor 1 isoform X1 → MSRTKSDKNGNTAKTELSVWTRAITANSEWPDKEEFLDVIYWSRQAIGIIVGIGWGLIPLKGFIGLLLFFLVNAGVMYVYFSNFQQVDEEEYGGPWELTKEGFVTSFAGFLICAGNLDNNIFWSSLRLIPI, encoded by the exons ATGTCACGAACAAAGTCGGACAAAAATGGTAACACGGCAAAGACAGAACTAAGCGTTTGGACGCGGGCGATTACTGCCAATTCGGAGTGGCCTGACAAG GAAGAATTCCTTGATGTAATATATTGGTCAAGACAAGCAATAGGAATTATTGTTGGCATTGGATGGGGATTAATTCCGCTAAAAGGATTTATAGGCTTATTATT attcttttTAGTTAATGCTGGTGTAATGTATGTCTACTTTAGTAATTTTCAACAAGTCGATGAAGAAGAATACGGCGGCCCTTGGGAATTGACCAAAGAAGGATTTGTAACATCGTTTGCCGGTTTTTTG atCTGTGCAGGTAACTTGGATAATAATATATTCTGGTCTTCACTTCGACTGATACCAATTTAG
- the LOC124306218 gene encoding respirasome Complex Assembly Factor 1 isoform X2, translated as MSRTKSDKNGNTAKTELSVWTRAITANSEWPDKEEFLDVIYWSRQAIGIIVGIGWGLIPLKGFIGLLLFFLVNAGVMYVYFSNFQQVDEEEYGGPWELTKEGFVTSFAGFLVTWIIIYSGLHFD; from the exons ATGTCACGAACAAAGTCGGACAAAAATGGTAACACGGCAAAGACAGAACTAAGCGTTTGGACGCGGGCGATTACTGCCAATTCGGAGTGGCCTGACAAG GAAGAATTCCTTGATGTAATATATTGGTCAAGACAAGCAATAGGAATTATTGTTGGCATTGGATGGGGATTAATTCCGCTAAAAGGATTTATAGGCTTATTATT attcttttTAGTTAATGCTGGTGTAATGTATGTCTACTTTAGTAATTTTCAACAAGTCGATGAAGAAGAATACGGCGGCCCTTGGGAATTGACCAAAGAAGGATTTGTAACATCGTTTGCCGGTTTTTTG GTAACTTGGATAATAATATATTCTGGTCTTCACTTCGACTGA
- the LOC124306213 gene encoding EKC/KEOPS complex subunit Tp53rk: MEIKGFEIVKQGAEARLFKGTYLGRPALIKERFVKKYRHPDLDTLLTKDRTKGEARAIVRAKAAGVKTPALFLVDFDRRRIYMEYINDAITLKDYIDSNISDKENVGCLISFIAEQVGSAVARLHSRNIIHGDLTTSNMLLKNYPVSQRECTGEKDEKNNFEGEIILIDFGLAHVESTAEDKAVDLYVLERALLSAHSEVPSLFPEMLQFYQKFCTSKDKRDVIAKYKEVQARGRKRLMIG, translated from the exons ATGGAAATTAAAGGGTTTGAAATTGTGAAACAGGGCGCTGAAGCCCGACTATTTAAAGGAACGTATCTTGGGCGACCAGCCCTGATTAAAGAAagatttgttaaaaaatacaGACACCCTGATCTAGACACGCTCCTGACTAAAGATAGAACCAAGGGCGAAGCACGCGCGATTGTTCGTGCCAAGGCCGCCG GTGTAAAAACACCAGCATTATTCTTAGTTGATTTTGATCGACGTCGTATATATATGGAGTATATCAATGATGCAATCACGTTAAAAGATTACATAGACTCTAATATCTCTGACAAAGAAAATGTGGGCTGTTTGATAAGTTTCATTGCAGAGCAGGTTGGATCTGCCGTTGCCAGATTACATTCAAGAAACATCATTCACGGGGACCTGACAACCTCAAATATGCTTCTGAAAAATTATCCCGTGTCGCAAAGAGAATGTACGGGTgaaaaagatgagaaaaataatttcgaag GAGAGATTATCCTGATAGATTTCGGACTAGCTCATGTCGAATCTACAGCAGAAGACAAAGCCGTGGATCTGTATGTGCTGGAGAGAGCCTTGCTTAGTGCGCATTCGGAGGTGCCAAGTTTGTTTCCCGAAATGTTGCAGTTTTACCAAAAATTCTGCACATCAAAGGACAAACGCGATGTTATTGCAAAATACAAGGAAGTTCAGGCACGCGGTCGAAAGCGTCTTATGATTGGATGA